The Humulus lupulus chromosome 7, drHumLupu1.1, whole genome shotgun sequence region CGAGTCCCGTCTGGGGTCACAACTCCATTCGAAGTGAACAAAGCATATTCAAGGCTCACTTGTGCCTTGTTAAGAACATGGGCGAAGTAAGGGTACACGTTCGCCAGAAGCGGGGCCCCGTTTCGGGCTAGGAATTGGACTATGGGGGTCATGTGCTGCTTAGCTTCTGGGCTGAATTCACCCTCGTACGGAGGGTACGACTTGGCCAGTAGTGAGGTGTCTATGGCGGTGGAGACTTTGATTTGGTTTTGCAAGTTGGCCGCGGAGATGGCGTTTTGGATGCTTTTCATGGCGGGTAGGACAAACTGGGCAGCCGGTTCGCCGGGTTTTACTTCGTTTCCGACGGAGATGTACCGGAACTTGACGTCCGGCCAGTAGGCTCTGATGTTTTTCTGGACCCAGCCGGCGGCGGCTGCGTCGTTTGCGAGGCCTTGGAGGTCGTTCTTGAAGATGTCGAGTATGAGCTCTATGTTGGAGCCCCGAAGAGCCTGGAGGGTTGCCGGGTTCGGGTCGTAGATCCGCATCCTTCCAATGCCGTTGGCTTTGTATAGTTGGACGACTTCTGCGTCGGATGGTAATCCGGCGCCGTTTCGCCCGTAACACACTCCCACTGCTTGTGCACCTGGTAACCACGTAATACACACACATTTAATTATGATCATATGTATAATTCTTTCAAATTTTGacttgattattaattaataacctTATTATAAAATTcaacgtttttaaattaataatacaCTGATTTTAAGAGCTTAATTGCCAAGACCACGAAGCATTGAGTTAATACTAGTAAAACACGActatattgattgaaaataattaatGAAATCCATGCATGCATGTACTTTCATGCCTAACGTTTGGAAATGATGAAAGAattattaattaagtaatattatattttaaagcaaaataaaacaaaaaaacaaatagGGACTGTATTTTGtaggattttttatttttggtacatATAGATAA contains the following coding sequences:
- the LOC133790465 gene encoding glucan endo-1,3-beta-glucosidase-like codes for the protein MAASSVTAYNKAFMAFVVMLLGSLFISGAQAVGVCYGRNGAGLPSDAEVVQLYKANGIGRMRIYDPNPATLQALRGSNIELILDIFKNDLQGLANDAAAAGWVQKNIRAYWPDVKFRYISVGNEVKPGEPAAQFVLPAMKSIQNAISAANLQNQIKVSTAIDTSLLAKSYPPYEGEFSPEAKQHMTPIVQFLARNGAPLLANVYPYFAHVLNKAQVSLEYALFTSNGVVTPDGTRYQNLFVALMDSVYSAVDKAGAPGLKIVVSESGWPSAGGDPAATPGNAGTYYKNLISHVNGGNGTPKRPQGPIETYLFAMFDENQKPGDEVEKHFGLFSPNKQPKYQLSF